The bacterium genome has a window encoding:
- a CDS encoding superoxide dismutase family protein — translation MKILLILIGLLAISVISYSAEVPVYAISEEGVGKQIGSIQITDSKYGLLLKPTLSGLPPGVHGFHVHEHANCAAAEKDGKMAAGHAAGSHFDTEKGRKHDGPYGNGHLGDLPVLIVDGEGRATIPVLAPRVKVADLSGKSLMIHAGGDNYDNQPDPLGGGGGRIACGPVK, via the coding sequence ATGAAAATTCTGTTGATTCTTATTGGACTTCTCGCGATCTCGGTAATTTCTTATTCAGCCGAAGTGCCTGTTTATGCAATTTCTGAAGAGGGTGTGGGCAAACAGATCGGTTCTATACAGATAACCGATTCAAAATACGGTTTACTCTTGAAGCCTACCCTGTCTGGTCTTCCCCCGGGTGTGCATGGTTTTCATGTTCACGAACATGCGAACTGCGCGGCTGCTGAGAAAGATGGGAAGATGGCTGCAGGTCATGCTGCCGGTTCCCATTTCGATACGGAGAAAGGCCGGAAACATGATGGTCCCTACGGTAACGGACACCTCGGCGATCTGCCCGTGTTGATTGTAGACGGCGAAGGAAGAGCTACAATACCGGTGCTCGCGCCACGAGTGAAGGTTGCTGACTTGAGTGGAAAATCTTTGATGATTCATGCGGGTGGTGACAACTATGATAATCAACCGGATCCGCTTGGTGGTGGTGGCGGCAGGATTGCTTGCGGTCCTGTGAAATAG